GGCGGTTTTGATGACTCGTATCTTTAAATGACACCATAGAATAAATGTTATGCTACATGACGGGAGCTACCCCTCTATGTGAGCATAAGCGTTTTATTCTTGTAGCAACAAACCAATGTTAACTACAtagaagcaaaccaatgcttatattTTATACTCCTgacttttataaaaattttataagtaTAATTATGTATAGACAATCCAATGTTACTATCCGTATTAGAGGCAAACCAATGCCCTTTTCAAGAGTCTTGCGACCAACCCAATATCCGGATATTATTGACAAGTAACCCAACACTTGTATATTATAGTCATGACCCCATGCGCGATGTACAAGTGTTTGAAACAAACCAATATTTTACTATTGTAATCattatatatagtatatagtattagtaaccaaactaaactatgccaatCAGAATCTAGAGTATATCCCTGTGCAGCTGGGGCGTGCAATCAACAAATAACTTTAAATGCACATATTATTGGCTGAAATTAACTGATTCAATTTATCAAAAGTTGAGCAACTTATATTGTTTCCTTATTACAATGTGGAAAAGAAATGAAAAATTACAATATAAAAAGCTTAACACATAATTGGGGTGATCAATCCCTATGTTTTTCTTTTCACATGTGGCACCTTCTGTATGGTTTGTGCATACCAGGTGCGTTTAATTGGCTTTCACATAAATCAGTAAGTCGATATACCCCTGTATTGCTTATCCCAATATATTTATATAGACCCTTCCACTTTGAACATGACTATCCGGTATCCTCCATCATGCCTGCTTCATTTTTGCGCCAAACCAGATCATCCAACTGGGAGGATGATGGCCACACACGTTTGTTGTAGTAGCTTGCAATTTTTTTGTCTTTTGATTGCTTCTTGACTTGCCGCCATTTTTTTGCGTTTCTCAACGAGGTTGAGACTTTTACACAGTTCTGTTGCTACTTTTATCCAGTGAGACTATGCATCTTGTTGACACATTAATTTCTGCAGGTATGACCGCCTTAGAAACATATACTAGACTAAATGGCGTTTCTTTGCCGGAGCCTTTTAACGTTGCACGATGTGCCCAAATGACGTTGGGTAATTCGCCCATCCAACCTTTTTTGGCATAAAGCAAGTCGTGTCATAATGCCGAACGTAGTATCGCGATTTGTAACCTCGCATTGGCTTTTAGCCTGAGGGCATGCAACTGACGTGAATGTTTGCTTCACATTTAGTTTATTACACCAATCCCTAAAAGGGTGTCCATCAATTTGTGCACCCTTGCCGCTTACGACCTCGTTAGGAATTCTGCATCGACATACAGTATTTTCCAAAACGAAGTTGCGTATTTGCTTCCTAGTGATTATTTTTGGTACTTTAGTCTTTACCCATTTGGTAGCGTAGCCAATGCCTGCGTCCAATATTTTTACATTTCCGGGTACATAACTCATAAGGTTTACAACTTTAAGAAAGCACAGAAA
This genomic window from Rutidosis leptorrhynchoides isolate AG116_Rl617_1_P2 chromosome 2, CSIRO_AGI_Rlap_v1, whole genome shotgun sequence contains:
- the LOC139888946 gene encoding uncharacterized protein translates to MCREVVETIRKCQPCQLHAPVDKAVRYPMIQASSSQSCKWAIDIDGPFSTGPGIGYATKWVKTKVPKIITRKQIRNFVLENTVCRCRIPNEVVSGKGAQIDGHPFRDWCNKLNVKQTFTSVACPQAKSQCEVTNRDTTFGIMTRLALCQKRLDGRITQRHLGTSCNVKRLRQRNAI